GAATCGCGGCCGCAGCCGCTGTCGCCGTCCCCGCGGCGAACGCCGACACGGGCCGCACCTACAGTGCGACCCAGCTCGCGGCGGTCAGCGACTCCGTTCTCAAGGCCGACGTGGCAGGCACCGCCTGGTCCGTCGACCCGACCACCAAGCAGGTCAACGTCAGCGTCGACAGCCGGGTCTCCGAGGCGGACATCGCCAGGATCCAGTCGGCCGCCGGTGCCAATGCCGGCGCCATCCACATCAGGCACACGCCGGGCACGTTCAAGCCCCTGCTGTCCGGCGGTGACACCATCCAGACCACGCAGTGGCGCTGCTCGCTCGGCTTCAACGTCCGCAGCGGCTCCACCTACTACTTCCTGACCGCGGGCCACTGCACCGACGGCGCCGGCACCTGGTACAACTCCTCCGGCAGCGCGATCGGCAGCACCTCGGGCTCCAGCTTCCCGGGCAACGACTACGGCATCGTGAAGTACGCCTCCGGCGTGAGCCACGACGGCACCGTGGGAAGCCAGGACATCACCAGCGCCGCCACCCCGGCCGTGGGCGCGTCGGTCACCCGTCGCGGCTCCACCACCGGTATCCACACCGGCCGCGTGCTCGGCCTCAACGCCACCGTCAACTACGGCGCCGACGGCATCGTGAGCGGCCTGATCGACACCAACGTCTGCGCGGAGCCCGGCGACTCCGGCGGCCCGCTGTACGGCGGCTCCACCGCCTACGGCCTCACCTCCGGCGGCAGCGGCAACTGCTCCTCCGGCGGCGAGACCTTCTTCCAGCCGGTGACGGAGGCGCTCAGCGCCTACGGTGTCTCGATCTTCTGACCGGTCCCACCTGACCGATCCGCTCCATCTGCCTGATCTGTTCCACTGATTCACCTTGGTTCTGCTTGGTTCACCGATGGGCCCTCGCTACGCGCGTTGCGTGGCGGGGGCCCATTGCTGTCTTTAGACCTCGTCCATGCCGAGTTGGCTCCATCGTTTGGCCATGGAGGGGCGATTTTCAGACAGGTACATGTATCGTCTCTCGCCAGATGTGCGGCCGGCGGCAGCATTTGCAACGGGAACCGACGTGGCCTGACCACGGTGAGTCAGCGGTTCGTGAGTGTGGTCCGCGGGGCGTCCGAACAGTCCTGAAGTCGACCTTGTGTGCCGGCTGTGGCCCTCGGAATAGTGGGTGTTAGCCAGGGCGTGGACATGGCTTTTTTGCCGATTTTTTCCGTTCATGCTCGAACGCCTTCAGGTTCAGGGGACCCCACTTCCCCGGAACCGACCCCCCACAGGAGGACGTGAGTTGAACCACCGACGCATACCCGGGCGACGTACCGCCATCACCGGTGCGAGTGTCGCTGCACTGGTGATCGCTGGAATCTCGTTCCAGACTGCGAACGCGAGTACGGAGACCCCCACCGCAACCCCCGACATCCTCACGGTGGCCAAGGCCGGAAAGCTCGCCTCGTCGCTGACCTCGGATCTCGGCAAGGACGCCGCCGGCACCTACTACGACGCCACGGCCAAGCACCTGGTCGTCAACGTCCTGAACGACTCCGCCGCCCGTGCCGTCGAGACGGCCGGCGCCAAGGCCAAGGTCGTCAAGTACTCCCTGGGCCAGCTGAAGAGCGCGGGTGACACCCTCAAGGCGCACAGCACCGCCGGCACCTCCTGGGTGGTCGACCCGACCACCAACAGGCTGGTCGTCACCGCGGACCGCACGGTCACGGGCGCCAAGCTCGACAAGCTCACCAAGACGCTGAAGGGCCTCGGCGGCACCACCGTGCTCAAGCACACCAAGGGCCAGTTCAAGCCGTTCATCGCGGGCGGCGACGCCATCAGCGACCCGTCCATCGGCCGCTGCTCCCTCGGATTCAACGTCGTGAAGGACGGCCAGCCGTACTTCATCACCGCGGGCCACTGCACCGAGGAGATCACGAACTGGTCGGACTCCGACGGCAACGTGATCGGTGAGAACGCCGACTCCGACTTCCCCGGCAACGACTTCGGCCTGGTGAAGTACACCGCCGACGTCGACCACCCGAGCGAGGTCGACCTCTACAACGGCAGCTCCCAGCCCATCACCAAGGCCGGCGACGCCACCGTCGGCGAGAAGGTCCAGCGCAGCGGCTCGACGACCCAGGTGCACGACGGCACGGTCAAGGGCCTGAACGCCACGGTCGACTACGGCAACGGCGATGTCGTGGAGGGCCTGATCGACACCGACGTCTGCGCCGAGCCGGGCGACAGCGGCGGCTCGCTGTTCGACGGCGAGACGGCGCTCGGCCTCACCTCCGGCGGCAGCGGCGACTGCACCTCCGGCGGGGAGACCTTCTTCCAGCCCGTGCCCGAGGCGCTGTCCGCTTTCGGGGCCGAGATCGGCTGAACCGGCTGAGACCTGCCGGGCGCGTCCGGCAGGTACCGCCACTCTTCGAGGGGCCGGTCCGTCATCGACGGGCCGGCCCCTGTCGTTCGCCCTCCACCGCTCTGACCTGCACATGTCTCCCTTGCTCCGGGTAGGGGACATCACTCCCACCGGATCGTACGTACGTTCGAGATTGGTCTATGGTGGGGGCAGAGGGAGAGGGCTGGATCGGATCGGAGGTGCGCGTGCCGGGCTTCACGCATCTGCATGTCGCCTCCGGTTTCTCCCAGCGGTACGGGGCCTCGCATCCGGAGCGGCTGGCCGAGCGTGCCGTGGAACGGGGCATGGACGCCCTCGCCCTCACCGACAGGAACACCCTCGCGGGCGCGGTCCGCTTCGGCCGGGCGTGCGAGACTGCGGGCGTGCGCCCGCTCTTCGGGGTGGAGCTCGCGGTGGCCGAACAGGACCCCATGGAGCAGACCCGGCTGGGGCGGGGTGACACCTTTGGCGAGAAGCCTCTGTCCGGCGCCCCCTTCGCCGCCGGCCATAGGGAACATGGCGGGCGTGTCGGTGACGAAGCGCGCATCGCTTACGAAAGGGGAGAACAGCTCCGTTCGGGCGGAGGAGTGCGGCGCTCCCCGGTGCGGGGCGGCGCCTTCCTGGACGAGTCGGCGCCCCGGGTCACCTTCCTCGCCCGCGCGGGCGCCCTCGGCTGGAGCGAGCTGTGCCGGCTGGTCACCGCCGCGCACCGCACCGGTGGCGACCCGCTGCTCGACTGGTCCGAGCTGC
The nucleotide sequence above comes from Streptomyces sp. TS71-3. Encoded proteins:
- a CDS encoding S1 family peptidase, which translates into the protein MNHRRIPGRRTAITGASVAALVIAGISFQTANASTETPTATPDILTVAKAGKLASSLTSDLGKDAAGTYYDATAKHLVVNVLNDSAARAVETAGAKAKVVKYSLGQLKSAGDTLKAHSTAGTSWVVDPTTNRLVVTADRTVTGAKLDKLTKTLKGLGGTTVLKHTKGQFKPFIAGGDAISDPSIGRCSLGFNVVKDGQPYFITAGHCTEEITNWSDSDGNVIGENADSDFPGNDFGLVKYTADVDHPSEVDLYNGSSQPITKAGDATVGEKVQRSGSTTQVHDGTVKGLNATVDYGNGDVVEGLIDTDVCAEPGDSGGSLFDGETALGLTSGGSGDCTSGGETFFQPVPEALSAFGAEIG
- a CDS encoding S1 family peptidase, whose product is MRIKRTTPRSGTARRTRLIAVATGIAAAAAVAVPAANADTGRTYSATQLAAVSDSVLKADVAGTAWSVDPTTKQVNVSVDSRVSEADIARIQSAAGANAGAIHIRHTPGTFKPLLSGGDTIQTTQWRCSLGFNVRSGSTYYFLTAGHCTDGAGTWYNSSGSAIGSTSGSSFPGNDYGIVKYASGVSHDGTVGSQDITSAATPAVGASVTRRGSTTGIHTGRVLGLNATVNYGADGIVSGLIDTNVCAEPGDSGGPLYGGSTAYGLTSGGSGNCSSGGETFFQPVTEALSAYGVSIF